The sequence AACAAATATCTGATTTTCAGTTGATCATGGATACACATTTTCATTGCTCCTACTTAGGATCACTGCAGTTACACAAGACCACAAAGGTTATTATCCTACTTTGATCTAGTTGGCAGCTGTAATTTGGAATTTTTATGTAGAAATACCACAGGTTTTCTATGACTTACCTTCGATAGCTTTCTATAAAATAACAAACTTGTTAGTCTATAGATTTCTAGTAcatattagagaaaaaaaaccttatcTCCCAGTGATTCCAACCATTTCCAAAAGAGCTCATCCTTTCCATCCAATCACATAAAAACAACCTCTACTCCAGATTAAGTAATGAGTCTATAGATACCTTAATCTTGGGTTGCCTTCACAGCAATAGCTACATTTCAATGCAagtaatatttaagaaaaaagcctaagcagttttttaaaactctgctcATTTCCAAGCCCTTTATCACATCCCAGACAGGTTAAAAGCACTGCATGAGCAAAAAGCAGCTGAGTGAATGAAGGGGTTCTCTTAACACCACACAGGTAAAATCAGCTAATTTCACAggtcaaatgttttctttgatgTTTTGTCTATTCTACTTTAAATAAACATACTAACCTGACCAAAAAGTTCTTCATCAACTATAAATCTGAGGTCCAGTTCTGTTGGATCATTTTCAAGAATCCATCTCAGAGAATTGTAATATTCACTATCCTGAGAAAGAATTACAAAATAGTAAACAGAAAATAGAGTAGCCACCTTTTAAGCTGCAAGAGGTTCCACTACAGTCCAGTGAATGCTGCTACCCAGGGCAACCCTCTAGTGGATACAGGGATTCTGGAATTGTACAAGGCTCTAAAGCCATTTGAAACCTGAAGACTCAGCAAACTGTGTAAATGTCTCACACAGCAAAATGGTGATAAGATGCCACAGCATTATCTGAAGTAATATATTTTGTGTCTCATCCTGtatttatcttccttttattATTAGGCAGTACTATAACGAGACTtaggaaattaaacaaaaattaagataaaGTCAACTGCAGCCAaagcagtgtgaccagcagctcaagggaggtgattctcccctcATCTTCATTCTTGTGAGACCCCCACCTcaagcactgcatccagctctggggccagCAGTGCatgaaggatgtggacctgttggagcaaatGCAGAGGAACCACAaagatgctcccagggctggagcacctctgcttaTGGacacaggctgagggagttggggttgttcagcctgagaagaaaaggctctggggagaccttagagcaccttccagtacctatAAAGGGGCTACAGAAAGTATGGCAAAGGGACTTTTTATCAAGGAGTatagtgacaggatgagggacaatggttttaaactgaaagagggtatATTTAGCTTAGATATTAAGAAGacattcttccctgtgagggtggtgaggccctggcacaggctgcccagagaagctggggatgccccacccctggcagcgttcaaggccaggttggatggggttttgagcaacctggtctggtggaagatGTCACTGCCCATGGGGGTTGGAATTGGATgggctttagggtcccttcccaaccaaactattccatgattccagcgtactgaacaaaaacaaaatcaaaacacaaaaaaacccaccccccaaaaaatcaggACACATCTATAAATCTATTACTCAGAAACAGACATTCTGTAGTTTTAAAGGACAACAAACCCAGCAATAGATTAAAGAGATTAAATAACAATCACTTTGCCCATGAGTACTCTAGATAAAAACCATTATCAGGCAACCGACCACCAAGAAAATTCTAAGGGCCatgttttcctctaaaaatgTTACACTGTATcactcaaatattttcagtctctgaaagTATAAGAATACAACTATTTTGAATAATCAAAGACacaaactaatttaaaaaacaggttAAGACAAGGATCCtaaagatatttatatgcaattttaaGAACCCTAGTgtctagaaatattttaagaaaacatcatAGAAAGTTTAGAGTCAAGTTTCCAATACAGCTCAACTGACTTAAACCTGAGTCTAGGTCTTTGATACTCTCTGGAAGTTTCAATTCCTATAAAACTTACAGACTTATAAGAGATGTAGCCTAAAATTTCTTTGAATCATGTCTTTTCAACCTTCACAATGTGTTAGACatatacagagagagaagaattaaaatgaaCATGAAATCTTAACATACATGATAAAGCAAATTACATACCACAGACTCCATATCATGTAGTGTTATTGGTTTTTGGAGCATCATCTTGTAAAAAGGACGaataaaaaaggctttaaagaagaagaaataaattcaacaGTATGTAACTTGAGATTCAAACCAGCCACAATAATAATCTAAATATCatattacataaaattaataCTAACCATCCAAAAGTTTGCCATGGTAAACAGCCATGCCAGCCACACGACCTATAAACTTGAAATAAGAGAGATGATCTTCATTGCAAAGTCCAGAGTTTGGATTGATCTGCAGAGTATAGTTATCTCTGAAGTTGAGGGAGggaacagagaagagaaagaaaaacaaaatgttgaaCTATTGGAACAGTCTCATATCTGAAGATCTGAAAGACATCACTAGTTAAATCAGTTATTGCTTTTCATGACGTTAATATCTAATATTTAACAATACTCAATAGAAGACAATTAGCATATCAGAAACAATCACCACGAAACACCTCTGTAAGTTAAAGACATAGTAAAGAGAAGGGATTAACTGCTACTAATTTTAAAGTAGTCAGAATAACATACTCTGGGTTATTTGTTAAGTGCTGCCTCTTCTGTTAAGCAGGAGATGGCTGCAAGCACACCCTTGTCCATGCAAGGAGGACATGGCTTATGTTagacagctgaaaaaaaaaattgcaggtaCTGCCTCCCCAGTATTCTGCCCTCAAGCAACAAGGTGCAGATTATTGCACTTATTAACAACTAAACCCTCCTGTACAGTTGCAGGTGAGGGGGCagtaattccatttttaaagaaggTCTGAGAAATACATTTGATCTGCTTTCCCCAGGTGAGTCTTCATGTCTTCCAGATCTGTATTACTTACGTAGCTGAATATTCGAACAATCCATAATAAGGATTAAACATTTCtttagagagaaggaagaaCCATTCCCTGGCCACTCCTCCATAGTCTAAACCTTTTTCCCCATCAAATTCAATCCAAAGTCTTGCTTTAAGGAAATCCGCTCTCTTTACAGCTATAATTCTTCTATAAGAATCTTCAAGGATTGTTGTGCgatgaattttcatttcaaatctATTTGGAATATCACTCTACAAAAAAGAGAATAGGAAAACATAGAATAATAGAACAAAACCCAGCATCTTATAGCAGAGTATGCAAAGTCTGTAAAAAGACACTGAAGGGCacacaaatgtttttcttaaacaaCTTGGAAACAACACAGTATGATTGAGAAGACATCCTATCTCTCCACAATTCAAGTAGCAAGGGGAATTTCAGATTCTAAGTCCTATTTCATACTAAGTACAGTTAAAGTAAGTTCTTACCCATAATAGCATATGGGCAGTTGCTCTGCATGCAGCAAGGCATGCAGTCTTTTTTGACAGTGAACAGTCATCATATTACAAACTTGATTAAAAAACCTCACAGTTTCACTCACAGTAAAAAAGCTCACATAAAATTATCTGGAACCATTTTACCTGGCTTATTTCCCCTTCCAGTTCAATATTCTAACTACAAGGCTAGGTGTCCTGTTCTTTTACATACGACAAAATGTACAGTTGTATTTAACTCTTAAATTACCACGATTATATCGAGTGGCTGAGCTGTATATAATTTCTCAGATTAGCATAATGACATGTGAATGAATGCCAAGCTTGTTTGACTAGGAACACAAAAAATGAGGTGCATATATAATTGTGTGCAACTTACATGTCAGCTCAAAATGCATAGGCAGACTTGGTAGGTAAAAGGTGGATctaaactattttatttattatatatgtaaaatatctCCCAAGGCCACAAAATTTGATTGCACTTGTGCAGAGACTCATTGTTATCTGGCTGTCCAGATGCTATTTACAGTCTTTTATGCTATGTGTTATAAATACACCTGGCACTGCCATTTCAAACTACAATTTGCCAATGAGATTCATAAACTTCAGATTTTAAGgctgggttttatttcagtcatCCAGCCTGATCAAAAAGTGACAGTACAGATTTCTACATGGACAATGTAAAATCTATTTGGAGAACTTCCATTTCCATATCCTGAGTTTCAAAAACTACTATATGCTTGATCAGCAATTTCCAAACTTCTCTACTGCCAGTCTACTTTCAGGTTCACGACTTCTGTAAAGTTTTGGAACTCCTACTTTTTCAATTAGATTGCTTGCAGTCTCATCACTGCATCAAGTCACAAACCCTGCTGTTAGATTCAATGCTAGTTGCTACCAAGTTGCTGCTTCACAAACGTATCTGTGATCAGACAGTAAATTTACCTTCCCTGTAACCTAAGTTTTCCCTTGTTCAGGGGCCTAAGTTTCTTAACTTTCTGTCAGACTCCTACTGATAACTGACctgtttctttaatttctttctgaagaattcATACTTCCGCTTATAGTCCCTGGAGTAAGGCACGGCCTTGGAgaggaataaaggaaaagaaaaaaaaaaaagaaaaagtttgagATACTCTAACAATTCATGCTTTATAAACTAGTCTACGTTTGTGAAACACAGACAATGCATTTAAGTTCTGAGACAACAGGAATACATGTTTTACTGAGTGGCAGGGGAGACTTTCAATTTATAAACATCTGGAATGAAAAGCACTTCTCTGTTCGGAGCAGTTCCATAGAATTTATCCTGCACTTCACCATCAGCTGATGCAACAAACTGAGATCCCTGACTGGCCCAGATCAAAGTGACCCAAATGCCTTTGGTGACGTACAGAACATGGAGTCTTTCCTGCTGTATCATGAGAGACCTGGCTACAAACCCCTCTATTTTCCATGAACAGGGAAGGCTGTTTACATACGTGGGCTATTAATAAACACACATATCAGCTGAACACTAAAACCCATCTATAATTACAATGTGTACCAGCTTTGCAATTAGTTCTGGTGATTTTGCACTTCAGATTAAGTACCAAGGatagataattattttttcagttggcaattaatttcattcctttttaagagattttttttcttttttctcgAGTTTACTTCTTGAATTGAGCTAGTGTggataaaaaaatacacagttttttACCCACTTTAAATCCCTTCCCCTTGGGGGGAAACTTTTTTACTATCATGGGAACcgcttttttttctggcatttaaAGACCACACAAAGCTTTTTAAATagtctttaagaaaaaataaaaatgctttgttcaAAGGCCCTGGAAGTTTCACCTTCTAGACTGAATAACTGATAAATGACAAAAGTTTATTTGGATGCTATTAACAGTATTcttgaaaaacatgaaaatctaCATAAGGAATGCTCACTGGTCCAGTTATAGCCACATTCTGCAGTCGGGGATCCTCCCATTGTGTTCTCTTTGTATCTGCAAGACATTTCTTGATTAGTTCCATTAAGTTCCATTTAGATaatgttcagaaataaaatgatgaGTGGGGGAGAATACTATGTTGTACATACTGTGGTTTATGAAGAATATTCTTCCATCTGTGTGAGTTCTTTCTTCCCACCCTGGCTGCAAGAATCATAAATTTCTGATCATACAGTTTGCACAGAACTCAACATGATCAGCAGTTGTGGGCACTCCCCCACCCCCAATCTACTGTCAGCACTGGAATTCAAAATAGAGTATTTTTTGTAGGAAAAAGCAGCCTGCATTTTCTCATGTGCAAATGCCAATAATACTAATTTAAATGATTACACTGtttcatctgaaaaacaaatataaaacagtTTACTTACCGGTAATGGGCCCAGGTCTACTGGATCTAGGGAAGTCTTTCTCCTCGGGTGAGCAGGAATTTTCAGTCTTGGAtcttcctttgaaaagaaaacaagcagcatGTTAAAAtccttttgctgttttattctgcttttaattttttcctctttactaACGATTGTGTAAAGAATATACCTAGCATCAACTAGGTAATTGTTGCATATTCTGCAGCCAGGGGAATCCTTGGGGATTCTCACTACTCCAGTAATTTACAATCATCTTCTAGTGTCTTCTCAGTTTATtctatttacatatatataactAAAACTCCCTCATTCAACTCAATTTTTGTGTAATTGAGTCGAATTACTCTTTCCATACAGTTTCTGGCACACCTTGTGCATTTTaggtttggtggggtttttttgttgttcactTGGGTGGTTGTGTTAAATGAGTTCTTTCCAtaaacctggagaaaagaatcCTCATTTTGAATCCATTTAatgcatttctctctttccctttcacCTCTCAGTAATACTGACCTACTCCTGAAATGTTTAAGTCTAATAGCACTGCCAAGTGGTGTGCAGTGCCACTCTGTGGAACTGCAGCTGCACAACTCCCTCATCCATATTGTAGCTGCACCTGGTCTGCTTTCCTAAATATCCACATTGCTCCCTGTGATAAATTCAAGGTAATGGATTTCATGCTGAAGGTAAGTTTACAAAACTGATTTCTGTTAACAGCACACACAGGCTATCTCAGTTTTACAATGTCATCTAGGAGGTACTTTACATCTGCAAAACAGATTCgtattttcctccttccaaGCTAAACTTTCAAACATCAATACAAGTAGTAAAACTGATAATCTTCTACTCATTTCAcgtattttaaattacttggcATTACATATGCTCCTTAACAGACACAGCTATCTTGGCACTAAAGATCTATGCAGAAGCTTGCTGAAAGTAGCACAGTTTTGATTTGAGAGGAACTAGAATTTCAGTCCATTAGAGCAGTTGCCCATTACCCATGTTGTGGTTTTGGTATTGTGGTCAATAAAAAATGGTCTCCCATTGGGTGCATGTCGGACTTCCCAGCCTTTAGGGAGGAATCCTTGCTCCAtttcaggctgctgctgagaagACTGTTGTGATGAGTCACTTGATGTTGCTTGTGGCTGTCTTCCTATAGAAATACTTTGTGCAGCCGACACCTGACTTGTTTCTGTAGCAATCTATGGtaaaggaccaaaaaaaaaatcacatcaaatCAAAGCCCtgtaaagcaatatattttttctattagcCTATATTTTTGACTGATGAAAGCAGTTTCATAAAGCAAGTGCCAGACAGTACACAGATTTGTTTAGTCTAATATCAACAACATCGACTAAAAATCACTGATCATGCTATCAAGGTTAAAAGAAGCCTTTCAGCCTTCTCAGCCAGCTATCACTCCAGAAAACCTCCTTGGTACATTCATAGTAGAGTGACTTGCCATAAATATTGCTGTTCCTAACTCTCCTTGCAGtctctcaaatattttatgtaGTACTTTACTAGTTTATGCCTTTCATAGGCTCTATGTCAAAGAGGTCTCTCAACTTCATTTCTATTACGTGAGATGCTTAAAAGgttaaatgaataaaaacatcTATATATTAGACAAGACAGTACCTGTACAACTGGCTTTATCCAGGTGGTGGTTCTAGAATTGTGATCTATATAATATGATCTTCCTTTGTCATCTTGTCGTTCTTCCCAGCCTGGGGGTAATCCAGATGAAGTAGGCAGTAACTAAATATTAGTAATAACAGATGAAAAACAATTGAGAAAACCATGAAACTTACTGTGAAAAGGTTTTTCTCTgtcaaattaaaacaacaaaactatAATCCAGAAGGTTCATGACTTTTATGAACTGGATAAAATAGATAAGAAGTATTTAGAAGTATTTACTGAATAGTTTGAAGTAAGagacttttatttgtttgtttatttaaaattcaagcTCCTCatgtaaaataattcatttataAACCTGCTTTAGGCGTGGCTGATCCAGCCTAGTACTTCTGGCTAGCAGCTCATAGTTTGCAGTGTCACCATGAAAACATAATGTAACATGGTAtggcttttaattaaaagcaaacaattaTAAGGCAAacaatctgaaaaacaaaactcgTATCTTCACGAGAGCCTTCCTTCTGCAGGCTCTATCCATGCATCAAGCTAATGCTAAACAAGGTTGGAACTTGAAAGCTTTACAACTGAACTAGACTCATAATTGCCATTTTGTCAGGACAGCTGCTGGACACGGAAGGCCAAATCTCATTTGAAATGTCAGCACATAATACACATGAAAGCCTGTGTTTTTTGGAAAATGACATACCACTGGATGTGCAGGCTGCTCTTCAAGTCTGTATGTTTGCAGACTACCTCTTCTGCCGGAATGGTTCTTGAAGTAGTGAAGAGAAATGACACATTAGCTATTATTATTAGCAGCAGTTTTAAGGATGGCAGCAAATAGTCAACAGTGGTTATTACACTTCAAACTATTACAGTTTTCATCTGGAACAAAGtgttgtatttgttttgaaacagtgatttaatatatttttgaaacattaaGTTCACAGTGTCTATTATAATCTTAGAATAATAGAGACTTGTGAAAGTTCAGAAAACCACAGCAATAGATGTTTTGGCATGTAAAACATTACAGTTAATTACAACTAGTTACATCACAGTTGAATTTACTGTGTTATCTTGTCAGTAGAGTAAAGCCTGTGATACATCACAGCTAACACAACTTTCCAGAGAATGGATTAAGTGAATAATGACAAGATGTGAGAGTCCAACACAGCCAGTTTGAGAAGAGCAATTCAATCCCCGGACTTTGCATAAGTGTTCACCTTTCTGTCTAGTGCCATATTTAGACCTAATTTGCTACAATTAAGCAACTGTAATTCATCTTGCTCCAGGATTTCCCTGATTATTTGAAGGATTTTTCCCTGTCTACCTACCCTTTTAGaatacttcaaagaaaaaccaCGATtaagtttgtaatttttttttttgtgggcaATGGAGGTGAAGAGAGGCAGAAATGTCATTCTACCTGACTCTAGCAAATAATTTGAACATCAGCCTCTATCTTTGCTCAGGCCACCCAAGCAAgctgaaaaaacagttttcttgctACCCACTGGATGCTGAATAGCAGAGATCAAGCAAAGTCTTGTTACTCTCAGTCGGCTATTTTCAGCAACACTAGTGATGCATTTGTACAAACTCAGATGAACACCGTCAATCCCAAATTTACATTTGGAATGGCATCCTCAACATCACAAAGGCTAATGATTACTTCACGACCCAAATCTATCAGACTAGATGGTCTGGGTCACCTCTATGGGCTTTCCTCAATGGACAGTGGATTTCTCAGGTTACAAGGCTGTTTGTGGAGCTCGGGTTTCACAAGACAGCTGAGCTTAATTGCTTGCTACCACCAAAAAGACAAGTTTCATCTCTGGCTATGcactcctgctgctttcctttgccACCACAGTATTTGTCAGACAACTCAGCATGCTGTTTCAGCTTGCTACAGCTGCAAAAAAACAGAGttggggaaaagagagaatagTTTTCTGCTGGTTTAGCAAGCTGAACAGACTCAGCCAGAGGTCAGACAAGTTTCACAACTGGCACAAGGGCTGTGGAATTGTATGGCAAGCTCCCTTTTTCACTGCTATGGAATCAGCAGGTCTGCTCAGCCCAATCCTAAAACCTTATCCCAATATTCGCAACGAAAAATTATCTATCTTAAGAGTTGCTGTAGTGGGAAAAATCACCCACATAGCACAACTCCTTTAGAAATAAGCTGTCAGGGTATAGACATCCCTTGTTTTCAGTAGCCCTATGACACTGGACTAAGAAGTAGATTTACAGACTGAAAAATAGTTCACACAAGCCTGTTTTAACCTCAGGCAGAAATTCATGTAAGCAAAGTAGGgaagaataaaatgtttgtttagATGGGTTTCTATAGTAAAAAGACTACTCTTAAAATCTCTGAATTcgagataaaattaaaaaattgctaaatgaaatatttacagatcTAAATCTACCAGTAGTAACCTTTTGTGCAAAATACTGCAGATATTTTTACATTagaacaacaagaaaaataatttacagtgtAGGCTGCTGACTGGCCAGTAGCTGAACTTCCAGAGGTAGTAAGTCTGTTACTCAATTCTTCTGCAAGATGAGTCTGAATATCACAACTACTCTGCGAGAGAGGTATTTGAAGGTTCTGACTGCTATACATTGTTGCCTCGTCTTCAGTTATGATTTCCCAgctctgtaaaaagaaaataaagaaaaaatgcttttagaaaGGAGTTTCAAGTTACAATGAGTTAAGACAAGCTTTTTGAGTAGACTAGATTAAAAAGCCACTTGCATTTCAGGAACACTTAGAGATTTACTCTTTTACCTCGGGGGAATCTCTGTTGTCcacattttctgtctcctctgaTATCTGTCGTCGGTGAGTGAACACGTGCTGGGCCTCCAGCTGCACACTGCCCATATCTGCCACAGCCACATTGTCcctggtggggtgggaggggagaaCTCAGTACAGCAGCCACATTTTATCTTTCAACACTAAGCCAGGCTAACAGCTAAAACATACATCACAGTCGTTCtggcagaggaaaaaggaacagTCTGGACTATAAAACTTCATGTAAGCTGTTTAAAATGAGCAAGCATTTGTGTCAACGTGAagtgtaaattaaaataaagaaacaggtagcattccagaggaaaaaaataagggaaataatttaatgaaGTCCCTGATGGGAAGGAAGAACCAGGCTTGAAACCGaaaaatttcctttccattACTATAGTTATTATCTCTTTAATTGCAACCAGTTTCTATCTGGACACATACTTCCAGAGCAAAGGAAGTGCATGGTGCAGTCAAAATAACCTCCAGCCAGTGACCATTGCCCACACAGGCTTGAAAGTTAAGCTACAGAAAGCCCTCTACTAATTCCCCTTCCTTTCAATGTAACCAGAGTGAACCAGCTCCAAGACTTGAATTTTCAGGCCAAAACACATACTGAGCAGTTGGTCTTTTCCACTGTGTCCTTCTGAATTCATGATTGACGTAGTAGGTCCTGCCAAGGATGTCCTGCCTTTCTTCCCAGCCTGCAGGCAGTGGAGGagattcctgctgctgctgttgtggcTGGCTAGCAGCATCTGGTTGGTCCAATATAATCCATCCAGGCTAAGAGATATCACATAAGTGCTTTTAGTATTACCAAAGCTGAAAAAAGTATCTCAATCTATTAAGCCACATTCCCCCTTTTTAAGGTATAGTTCCATTATATCTTAAGCCAGTAAGTTTGGCTTGGTGTGTTCATTTCTCAAAAATGAACGGGGTAAATTATGCATGCAGAAATCTTATTTAAGAAATTTAGAAAACTTGGTTAAGGTTCTTAAACATATTAGTATCAGAAGTTGTTAttccaggaaaataaacagcactcacagaatacattaaaaaagtgAACAAATGTCATTTCATACATATGCTGCCAAGTCCTAGGCAGATGAGGATACCCTTTTGTAACAAAGTTTAATTACAGCAAAGGTGCCGATGCTGAATAGAGGTAAGCCTTTAAAAGAAATCCATTAATTTACACTGGATGTGCTTACAAAAGATTACATATACACAGcagttaaaaatcaaaatatctcTATGAATTGGAGAGAGTTGAAAttctaaaaccagaaaaatgtttGCGGTCAAACAACATTAAACCTACAACAGAAACTTAGACTTACAATTTTATGCAAGATACAAGCAATCACTTTTAACTGGTTTGTTTCTAAAACACTATTTATAGTTCATTTATTTAGAGTGATTCCtaacatttgtttttcagcaataaacacatttttctcccaCCTCTAATTCTTCAGCCTGTTCTGTGGTTTCTTCTTCCGACCCATTGTTTTTAGGTAAGTAAGTCATTTTTAATCTAAGGTGGCCTTTAACTCTTGATTTAtggctgcagaagagaaaataaaatgatctGATTGTGCACTTGTGAAATTGTTCCCAGGAAATAAAATAGCTGACTAGAGGATTATTCTTAAGTTTCTCCACACAAACTTGCctttttataattaattcaTTGAGTTCTATTAATTAATTGAGTTCCATAATGACATTGAGTTTTTAGATTTCCAGATGCATCTGGATATTATGCACCATAATTGGAAAACTTTCTTTCCAACTCACTTTACTGAAAACTTCCCTAGTATCCAAGGCATAACAATAAAGAATAAGAACATAAAGATAAGTtaattcatatatttataaGAATTCGACTGTGTGCAGATAATCTATCAAGCATTATGTCAACCTGCAGAACTACTTTTCCTAACACTAAGTTACAGCAAGCTCACACACTTCAGCATCTGCCTCTCTGTATTTAGCATAATACAACATTAGAAGCCTATAGATCCCACATATTCTTCTGTTATTTCTAAATTGGAACCTActaactgaaaaatattgatatgcatttcatgtattttgtttctaaatactAATTTACTGCTAAAAACTGCTCAGATTTACATTAAGAAGCTgcattataaaaacaaacatgaaatgCTTAACATTAATATCAGTGTCCAAATGTTACCTATCATTTAGAAATTCCTTGTCTTTTTTAACATGGGCCTTCCTAAATGTTTGGCTGCttttcactgtaattttttatatgtttattatAAAGGTCACATGAGACTGTTCACATGAAACAGGTAAACAAAAGACACAGGAAGGCAGGAAACAATTTTAAGTTGAAAAGGGATAAATGAATTAATGCACAATACTGGCCTCTGTTTTCACTGTTAAGTGAAACAGTAAATTGAGCAGATGAAGTTACAATGCAAATCATATCATGGcctgaagaaaaatgatttaTTCTTACCAAATAATCTAGAAGTATTTAaacaaattctgattttttagTAGAACCACAATATCTTACAAATGGACACTCAAATTTCTTTGATGAAAAGAGACAAATTTAGacaatatttacatatttacaaCTAATTACACAACAACATTGTTTAGATATGAAAGTTAGAGTTTTCATGTGCTATTTACTAACCTTCTTGGATGAAGAACAAAATCCTTAAATGTATATGGTCTCTCCATACTTGGATTTTCTGTCTGGAATAAGACAAGTTTTTTCAAGACAAATCTTTATCAAGCActtgaaattaaagaaaactatCATAAACTTACAGTTAATTTCTTTAAAGGCcttacaacattttaaaatttaaattacaggTTCAGGTACAGTAACAGCAATACCAGTTTTAATCTCAGTAATAAGCCTAA is a genomic window of Chiroxiphia lanceolata isolate bChiLan1 chromosome 12, bChiLan1.pri, whole genome shotgun sequence containing:
- the NEDD4 gene encoding E3 ubiquitin-protein ligase NEDD4 isoform X2, which produces MAASPAEVLGLPADEENTRIVRVKVIAGIGLAKKDLLGASDPYVKVTVYEPGNGVLTSVQTKTIRKSINPKWNEELLFRVNPQKHRLLFEVFDENRLTRDDFLGQVDIPLYQLPTENPSMERPYTFKDFVLHPRSHKSRVKGHLRLKMTYLPKNNGSEEETTEQAEELEPGWIILDQPDAASQPQQQQQESPPLPAGWEERQDILGRTYYVNHEFRRTQWKRPTAQDNVAVADMGSVQLEAQHVFTHRRQISEETENVDNRDSPESWEIITEDEATMYSSQNLQIPLSQSSCDIQTHLAEELSNRLTTSGSSATGQSAAYTNHSGRRGSLQTYRLEEQPAHPVLLPTSSGLPPGWEERQDDKGRSYYIDHNSRTTTWIKPVVQIATETSQVSAAQSISIGRQPQATSSDSSQQSSQQQPEMEQGFLPKGWEVRHAPNGRPFFIDHNTKTTTWEDPRLKIPAHPRRKTSLDPVDLGPLPPGWEERTHTDGRIFFINHNTKRTQWEDPRLQNVAITGPAVPYSRDYKRKYEFFRKKLKKQSDIPNRFEMKIHRTTILEDSYRRIIAVKRADFLKARLWIEFDGEKGLDYGGVAREWFFLLSKEMFNPYYGLFEYSATDNYTLQINPNSGLCNEDHLSYFKFIGRVAGMAVYHGKLLDAFFIRPFYKMMLQKPITLHDMESVDSEYYNSLRWILENDPTELDLRFIVDEELFGQTHQHELKSGGSEIVVTNKNKRDYIHLVIQWRFVSRVQKQMTAFKEGFFELIPQDLIKLFDENELELLMCGLGDVDVADWKLHTKYKNGYNVNHQVIQWFWKAVLMMDSEKRIRLLQFVTGTSRVPMNGFAELYGSNGPQLFTVEQWGTPEKLPRAHTCFNRLDLPPYDSFEDLWDKLLLAIENTQGFDGVD